A DNA window from Actinomadura coerulea contains the following coding sequences:
- the argH gene encoding argininosuccinate lyase translates to MTKAPTRLWGGRFEGGPSDALARLSVSVQFDWRLAPYDLMGSRAHARVLNRAGLLTDDELERMIGALDDLEEACRSGEFRPTVADEDVHTALERGLLERLGALGGKLRAGRSRNDQVATDLRLYLRDHVRQIVSRLVELETALIAQAEHNLGVAAPGMTHLQHAQPVLFSHQLLAHVQPLTRDIDRLRDWDRRAAVSPLGSGALAGSSLPLDPQATAAELGFDSAAPNSMDAVADRDFVAEFLFAAALIGVHLSRLGEEVCLWASQEFRWIEMDDTYATGSSIMPQKKNPDVAELARGKAGRLIGHLVGLLTTLKGLPLTYNRDLQEDKEGAFDAVETLLLVLPAVSGLIATMRVNTERLEALAPDGFALATDLAELLVRRGVAFRDAHEVVGHLVVWCQVNDKDFDDLTDEELGKVSPHLTPDVREVLNVQGALASRKAYGGTAPDRVREQIGALRTLVNGHAAWAAGSDS, encoded by the coding sequence GTGACCAAGGCACCGACGCGGCTGTGGGGCGGCCGGTTCGAAGGCGGCCCGTCGGACGCGCTCGCGAGGCTGTCGGTGAGCGTCCAGTTCGACTGGCGGCTCGCCCCGTACGACCTGATGGGATCGCGCGCGCACGCCCGCGTCCTCAACCGGGCGGGCCTGCTCACCGACGACGAGCTGGAGCGCATGATCGGTGCCCTGGACGACCTCGAGGAGGCGTGCCGCAGCGGCGAGTTCCGCCCCACGGTCGCCGATGAGGACGTCCACACCGCCCTTGAGCGGGGCCTGCTGGAGCGCCTCGGCGCCCTCGGCGGCAAGCTGCGCGCCGGCCGCAGCCGCAACGACCAGGTCGCCACCGACCTGCGCCTGTACCTGCGCGACCACGTCCGCCAGATCGTGTCCCGGCTGGTCGAGCTGGAGACCGCGCTGATCGCGCAGGCCGAGCACAACCTCGGCGTCGCCGCGCCCGGCATGACCCACCTGCAGCACGCCCAGCCCGTGCTGTTCTCCCACCAGCTCCTCGCGCACGTCCAGCCGCTCACCCGCGACATCGACCGGCTGCGCGACTGGGACCGGCGCGCCGCGGTCTCCCCGCTCGGCTCCGGTGCCCTCGCCGGCTCCTCCCTGCCGCTGGACCCGCAGGCCACCGCCGCCGAGCTCGGCTTCGACTCCGCCGCGCCCAACTCCATGGACGCCGTCGCCGACCGCGACTTCGTCGCCGAGTTCCTCTTCGCGGCCGCGCTGATCGGCGTGCACCTGTCCCGCCTCGGCGAGGAGGTGTGCCTCTGGGCCTCCCAGGAGTTCCGCTGGATCGAGATGGACGACACCTACGCCACCGGGTCGTCGATCATGCCGCAGAAGAAGAACCCCGACGTCGCCGAGCTGGCGCGCGGCAAGGCCGGCCGCCTCATCGGGCACCTGGTCGGCCTGCTCACGACCCTCAAGGGCCTCCCGCTCACCTACAACCGCGACCTCCAGGAGGACAAGGAGGGCGCGTTCGACGCCGTCGAGACGCTGCTGCTCGTGCTGCCCGCCGTGTCCGGGCTCATCGCGACGATGCGGGTCAACACCGAGCGGCTGGAGGCCCTCGCCCCGGACGGCTTCGCCCTCGCCACCGACCTCGCCGAGCTGCTGGTCCGCCGCGGCGTGGCGTTCCGCGACGCCCACGAGGTCGTCGGGCACCTCGTCGTCTGGTGCCAGGTCAACGACAAGGACTTCGACGACCTCACCGACGAGGAGCTCGGCAAGGTGTCGCCGCACCTGACGCCGGACGTCCGCGAGGTGCTGAACGTCCAGGGCGCCCTCGCGTCCCGCAAGGCCTACGGGGGGACGGCGCCCGACCGCGTCCGCGAGCAGATCGGCGCGCTGCGCACGCTCGTCAACGGCCACGCCGCGTGGGCCGCCGGCTCGGACTCCTGA
- a CDS encoding acetylornithine transaminase produces MSGLGERFEAAFMPNYGVPPVALARGEGCRVWDTGGREYLDLIAGIAVSSLGHAHPALVEAVSSQAAALAHTSNLFLNEPEVLLAERLRELLGGDGKVFLANSGAEANECALKLALKYGKANGRPYFVAAENGFHGRTLGALSLTGKAAIREPFGPFAIDVRFVPYGDADALDAAVDEHCAAVFLEPTQGEAGVVPPPDGYFAAVRRICDAAGALFVADEIQSAIGRTGTWFAFEHENARPDVITLAKGLGGGLPVGACVAFGPHGRLFAKGDHGSTFGGNPVAAAAALAVLTTIEKDGLLANAASVGEALAAGLDAVDHPLFAGVRGRGLWRGAVLTGPHAAAVEAAARDAGFLVNAVQPDALRIAPPLILTAEQAGSFAEAFPGILDAASPEQEN; encoded by the coding sequence ATGAGCGGTCTCGGAGAGCGGTTCGAGGCGGCGTTCATGCCGAACTACGGCGTCCCGCCCGTGGCGCTCGCGCGCGGCGAGGGCTGCCGGGTGTGGGACACCGGCGGCCGCGAGTACCTCGACCTCATCGCGGGGATCGCGGTCAGCTCGCTCGGGCACGCCCACCCCGCGCTCGTCGAGGCGGTCTCGTCCCAGGCCGCCGCCCTCGCGCACACGTCCAACCTGTTCCTGAACGAGCCGGAGGTGCTGCTCGCCGAGCGGCTGCGGGAACTGCTGGGCGGCGACGGGAAGGTCTTCCTCGCCAACAGCGGCGCCGAGGCGAACGAGTGCGCGCTCAAACTCGCCCTCAAGTACGGGAAGGCGAACGGGCGCCCGTACTTCGTCGCGGCCGAGAACGGCTTCCACGGCCGCACGCTCGGTGCCCTGAGCCTGACGGGCAAGGCCGCGATCCGGGAGCCGTTCGGGCCCTTCGCGATCGACGTCCGGTTCGTCCCGTACGGGGACGCGGACGCGCTCGACGCCGCGGTGGACGAGCACTGCGCGGCGGTGTTCCTGGAGCCCACGCAGGGCGAGGCCGGGGTCGTCCCGCCACCGGACGGGTACTTCGCCGCCGTCCGCCGGATCTGCGACGCGGCGGGCGCGCTGTTCGTCGCCGACGAGATCCAGTCCGCCATCGGCCGCACCGGCACCTGGTTCGCGTTCGAGCACGAGAACGCCAGGCCCGACGTCATCACCCTCGCCAAGGGCCTCGGCGGCGGCCTGCCGGTCGGGGCGTGCGTCGCGTTCGGCCCGCACGGCCGCCTGTTCGCCAAGGGCGACCACGGCAGCACGTTCGGCGGCAACCCGGTCGCCGCGGCGGCGGCCCTCGCGGTCCTCACCACCATCGAGAAGGACGGCCTGCTCGCCAACGCCGCCTCCGTGGGGGAGGCCCTGGCCGCCGGGCTCGACGCCGTCGACCACCCGCTGTTCGCGGGCGTGCGGGGCCGCGGCCTGTGGCGGGGCGCCGTGCTGACCGGGCCGCACGCGGCCGCCGTGGAGGCCGCCGCACGCGACGCCGGGTTCCTCGTCAACGCGGTCCAGCCGGACGCGCTGCGCATCGCGCCCCCGCTGATCCTGACCGCCGAGCAGGCGGGCTCGTTCGCCGAAGCGTTCCCCGGTATCCTCGACGCCGCCTCCCCCGAGCAGGAGAACTGA
- a CDS encoding arginine repressor gives MTKAARHARVIDLLTRHPVHSQGELAKLLGDEGVEVTQATLSRDLVEIGAVKLRADDGSLIYAVPGEGGERIRRARTGAAETFTGRLSRLAAELLVSAEASANLVMVRTPPGAAQYLASAIDHAEWASVLGTVAGDDSILVIARDPHGGEDLAQALLRLAGTRERRTQGPPGGPDPDPS, from the coding sequence ATGACCAAGGCCGCGCGGCACGCCCGGGTGATCGACCTGCTGACCCGGCACCCCGTGCACTCGCAGGGCGAGCTCGCCAAGCTCCTCGGCGACGAGGGCGTCGAGGTCACCCAGGCCACGCTCTCCCGCGACCTGGTCGAGATCGGCGCGGTGAAGCTGCGCGCCGACGACGGCAGCCTGATCTACGCCGTCCCCGGCGAGGGCGGCGAGCGGATCCGCCGCGCCCGCACCGGCGCCGCCGAGACCTTCACCGGCCGGCTGTCCCGGCTCGCCGCCGAACTGCTCGTGTCGGCCGAGGCGTCGGCGAACCTGGTCATGGTGCGCACCCCGCCGGGCGCCGCCCAGTACCTGGCCTCGGCGATCGACCACGCCGAATGGGCGTCCGTCCTCGGCACCGTCGCGGGCGACGACTCGATCCTGGTCATCGCCCGCGACCCGCACGGCGGGGAGGACCTCGCCCAGGCGCTGCTGCGGCTGGCCGGCACGCGCGAGCGACGAACCCAGGGGCCGCCGGGCGGCCCCGACCCCGACCCGTCCTGA
- the argF gene encoding ornithine carbamoyltransferase, which produces MTRHFLRDDDLSPGEQAEVLDLAARVKKDRFGHRPLEGPRSVAVLFDKPSTRTRLSFAAGIAELGGNPLVMDAGTSQLGRGETIADTARVLERQVSAIVWRTGGQERIEEMAAGTAVPVVNALTDEFHPCQILADLQTVREEKGGLAGATLAYFGDGANNMAHSYLLGCATAGMHVRIGAPASQPPDPAVVGRAEEIAAATGGSVTVTADAAGAAAGADVLATDTWVSMGQDGKDTSLYEPYSVTEDLLALADPEAVVLHCLPAYRGKEIAASVLDGPRSRVWDEAENRLHAQKALLVWLLERAR; this is translated from the coding sequence GTGACCAGGCACTTTCTGCGGGACGACGACCTCAGCCCCGGCGAGCAGGCAGAGGTCCTCGACCTCGCCGCGCGGGTGAAGAAGGACCGCTTCGGCCACCGGCCGCTGGAGGGCCCCCGCTCGGTGGCCGTGCTGTTCGACAAGCCCTCCACCCGGACCCGGCTGTCGTTCGCCGCCGGCATCGCCGAGCTCGGCGGCAACCCCCTGGTGATGGACGCGGGCACCAGCCAGCTCGGCCGCGGCGAGACCATCGCCGACACCGCCCGCGTCCTCGAACGCCAGGTCAGCGCCATCGTGTGGCGGACGGGCGGGCAGGAGCGCATCGAGGAGATGGCCGCCGGCACCGCGGTCCCGGTCGTCAACGCGCTCACCGACGAGTTCCACCCCTGCCAGATCCTCGCCGACCTGCAGACCGTCCGGGAGGAGAAGGGCGGCCTCGCCGGCGCCACCCTCGCCTACTTCGGCGACGGCGCGAACAACATGGCGCACTCCTACCTGCTCGGCTGCGCCACCGCGGGGATGCACGTCCGGATCGGCGCCCCCGCCTCCCAGCCGCCCGACCCCGCGGTCGTCGGGCGCGCGGAGGAGATCGCCGCCGCCACCGGCGGGTCCGTGACGGTCACCGCCGACGCCGCCGGAGCCGCCGCCGGAGCCGACGTCCTCGCCACCGACACGTGGGTGTCGATGGGCCAGGACGGCAAGGACACCTCGCTGTACGAGCCGTACTCGGTGACCGAGGACCTGCTGGCCCTCGCCGATCCCGAGGCGGTCGTCCTGCACTGCCTGCCCGCCTACCGCGGCAAGGAGATCGCCGCGTCCGTCCTCGACGGCCCGCGCAGCCGCGTGTGGGACGAGGCCGAGAACCGGCTGCACGCCCAGAAGGCGCTGCTCGTGTGGCTGCTGGAGCGCGCCCGGTGA